One window of Leopardus geoffroyi isolate Oge1 chromosome B3, O.geoffroyi_Oge1_pat1.0, whole genome shotgun sequence genomic DNA carries:
- the SERPINA9 gene encoding serpin A9 isoform X2, producing the protein MASPFYRLFLVVSVCAPVYCVPPSSGPCPSPTRNSATPWVSSSNTNFAFRLYRRLVLKTPDQNVFFSPLSISASLATLSLGARSATKTQILQGLGFNLTREPESVIHRAFQHLLHSLNVPSKGLDLRMGSVLFIKKELRLQTNFLDNVKRLYDSKVFSTDFSSTSTARKRINSYVEKETKGKVVDLIQDLDPLTAMVLVNPVFFKAKCEKPFHPGYTRKSSPFLVGQGATVKVPMMHQVEQFAFGVDPELNCSVLQMDYSGNTVAFFVLPGQGKMKQLEQALSARTLRRWSLLLQKRWIEVFIPKFSISASYDLETILPKMGIWDAFNNNADFSGITKTDFLQLSKVAHKAVLDVSEEGTEAAAATATKLIVRSKDSPSYTVIRFNRSFLLLLINKATEAILFLGKVENPTKS; encoded by the exons ATGGCCTCTCCCTTTTATCGACTTTTCCTGGTTGTCAGCGTCTGTGCTCCGGTCTACTGTGTGCCCCCATCCAGtggtccctgcccttcccccacaagGAACAGCGCTACCCCCTGGGTATCTTCCAGCAACACCAACTTTGCCTTCCGCCTCTACCGGAGGCTGGTTTTGAAGACTCCGGATCAGAACGTCTTCTTCTCCCCGCTGAGTATCTCCGCTTCCTTGGCCACGCTCTCCCTCGGGGCCCGCTCAGCCACCAAGACCCAGATCCTCCAAGGCCTGGGGTTCAACCTCACACGTGAGCCAGAGTCCGTCATCCACCGGGCCTTCCAGCATCTGCTCCACTCACTCAATGTCCCCAGCAAAGGCCTAGACTTGAGGATGGGAAGCGTCCTCTTCATCAAAAAGGAGCTGCGCCTACAGACAAATTTCTTGGACAACGTCAAGAGGCTGTATGATTCGAAGGTCTTTTCTACAGATTTCTCCAGCACCTCCACCGCCCGGAAGAGAATCAACAGCTATGTGGAGAAGGAGACCAAAGGGAAGGTTGTAGACTTAATCCAAGACCTTGACCCTCTGACGGCCATGGTCCTGGTGAACCCCGTTTTCTTTAAAG CCAAGTGTGAGAAGCCCTTTCACCCTGGATATACAAGAAAGAGCTCTCCGTTCCTGGTGGGCCAGGGGGCCACTGTGAAGGTCCCAATGATGCACCAGGTGGAACAATTTGCTTTTGGGGTGGATCCGGAGCTGAACTGCTCTGTACTACAGATGGACTACAGTGGCAACACCGTGGCCTTCTTTGTCCTCCCTGGCCAGGGCAAGATGAAGCAGCTGGAACAGGCCTTGTCAGCCAGGACACTGAGGCGATGGAGCCTCTTACTCCAGAAGAG gTGGATAGAGGTGTTCATTCCgaaattttccatttctgcctCCTATGACCTGGAAACCATCCTCCCGAAGATGGGCATCTGGGATGCCTTTAATAATAATGCTGATTTTTCTGGAATCACAAAGACAGACTTCCTGCAGCTTTCCAAA GTTGCCCACAAGGCTGTGCTGGACGTCAGCGAGGAGGGGACCGAGGCCGCAGCAGCCACCGCCACCAAGCTCATAGTCCGGTCAAAGGACAGCCCCTCTTACACCGTCATCCGCTTCAATAGGTCTTTCCTGCTGCTGCTGATAAACAAAGCCACAGAGGCCATTCTCTTCCTAGGGAAAGTTGAAAATCCAACTAAATCCTAG
- the SERPINA9 gene encoding serpin A9 isoform X1 produces MVPALEEATQDLDCALGKTDTRGDLFRPKMASPFYRLFLVVSVCAPVYCVPPSSGPCPSPTRNSATPWVSSSNTNFAFRLYRRLVLKTPDQNVFFSPLSISASLATLSLGARSATKTQILQGLGFNLTREPESVIHRAFQHLLHSLNVPSKGLDLRMGSVLFIKKELRLQTNFLDNVKRLYDSKVFSTDFSSTSTARKRINSYVEKETKGKVVDLIQDLDPLTAMVLVNPVFFKAKCEKPFHPGYTRKSSPFLVGQGATVKVPMMHQVEQFAFGVDPELNCSVLQMDYSGNTVAFFVLPGQGKMKQLEQALSARTLRRWSLLLQKRWIEVFIPKFSISASYDLETILPKMGIWDAFNNNADFSGITKTDFLQLSKVAHKAVLDVSEEGTEAAAATATKLIVRSKDSPSYTVIRFNRSFLLLLINKATEAILFLGKVENPTKS; encoded by the exons ATGGTCCCTGCCCTGGAGGAAGCCACACAAGATCTGGACTGTGCACTCGGGAAGACAGACACCCGAGGAG ACTTGTTTCGTCCCAAAATGGCCTCTCCCTTTTATCGACTTTTCCTGGTTGTCAGCGTCTGTGCTCCGGTCTACTGTGTGCCCCCATCCAGtggtccctgcccttcccccacaagGAACAGCGCTACCCCCTGGGTATCTTCCAGCAACACCAACTTTGCCTTCCGCCTCTACCGGAGGCTGGTTTTGAAGACTCCGGATCAGAACGTCTTCTTCTCCCCGCTGAGTATCTCCGCTTCCTTGGCCACGCTCTCCCTCGGGGCCCGCTCAGCCACCAAGACCCAGATCCTCCAAGGCCTGGGGTTCAACCTCACACGTGAGCCAGAGTCCGTCATCCACCGGGCCTTCCAGCATCTGCTCCACTCACTCAATGTCCCCAGCAAAGGCCTAGACTTGAGGATGGGAAGCGTCCTCTTCATCAAAAAGGAGCTGCGCCTACAGACAAATTTCTTGGACAACGTCAAGAGGCTGTATGATTCGAAGGTCTTTTCTACAGATTTCTCCAGCACCTCCACCGCCCGGAAGAGAATCAACAGCTATGTGGAGAAGGAGACCAAAGGGAAGGTTGTAGACTTAATCCAAGACCTTGACCCTCTGACGGCCATGGTCCTGGTGAACCCCGTTTTCTTTAAAG CCAAGTGTGAGAAGCCCTTTCACCCTGGATATACAAGAAAGAGCTCTCCGTTCCTGGTGGGCCAGGGGGCCACTGTGAAGGTCCCAATGATGCACCAGGTGGAACAATTTGCTTTTGGGGTGGATCCGGAGCTGAACTGCTCTGTACTACAGATGGACTACAGTGGCAACACCGTGGCCTTCTTTGTCCTCCCTGGCCAGGGCAAGATGAAGCAGCTGGAACAGGCCTTGTCAGCCAGGACACTGAGGCGATGGAGCCTCTTACTCCAGAAGAG gTGGATAGAGGTGTTCATTCCgaaattttccatttctgcctCCTATGACCTGGAAACCATCCTCCCGAAGATGGGCATCTGGGATGCCTTTAATAATAATGCTGATTTTTCTGGAATCACAAAGACAGACTTCCTGCAGCTTTCCAAA GTTGCCCACAAGGCTGTGCTGGACGTCAGCGAGGAGGGGACCGAGGCCGCAGCAGCCACCGCCACCAAGCTCATAGTCCGGTCAAAGGACAGCCCCTCTTACACCGTCATCCGCTTCAATAGGTCTTTCCTGCTGCTGCTGATAAACAAAGCCACAGAGGCCATTCTCTTCCTAGGGAAAGTTGAAAATCCAACTAAATCCTAG